The region CCGCGGCGAAGGCCGGATCTACGAAATCTCCCAGAAGCTCGGCTATGAGAGCGCCTTCTATTTCAGCAAGGTATTCAAGAAGGTCACCGGGCTCTCCCCCCGGGATTATATGCAGCAGATTGAGGGGAATGCGGGAGGAGAGTAACGAAGGGAATAAGAGTAATGAAGGGAATAAACGAAGGAAGAAATTAAACGAAGCATGAAAGGAAGGAAAGGCAAATGAACCAAGGACAAATCGTATTTCTAAACGGAGTGACCAGCTCCGGCAAAACCTCAATCGTCGAAGCCATACAAGCGAGATCACCGGAATTCTTTTATGTGGTAGCCAATGATCTCTTCGAAGAGACGATCGGGGAACGCTACCTGCGTGAAGATTACTGGAAGTATCTTAGCGAAGCGATTATCATGATGTATCATACCGCCAAACTATTCTCGGATCATGGCAAGCATGTGCTGATTGACGGCATTATCGTGGAACGTCCCGGACTTGCGCCTCATTATGAGAAGGTAAAGGAGATTTTCAGCGGATACCCGCTATCCATTATTGAAGTATTCTGTCCTCTGGACATCTGCCGCCAGCGCAACCTGGCCCGGGAGCACCGGAGTGAAGACCAGTCGGAGGAGCAGCACAAGCTGATGGCCCGGGACATCGGGTATGGCTTCAAGGTGAACACGCATGAGAACACTTCTGAAGAGTGTGCGGATCTGATTGTGGGACATTTGTTCGGTGAGCATGCTGTAGGGTGATAGGGATGAGATAACTTTA is a window of Paenibacillus sp. FSL H3-0469 DNA encoding:
- a CDS encoding AAA family ATPase yields the protein MNQGQIVFLNGVTSSGKTSIVEAIQARSPEFFYVVANDLFEETIGERYLREDYWKYLSEAIIMMYHTAKLFSDHGKHVLIDGIIVERPGLAPHYEKVKEIFSGYPLSIIEVFCPLDICRQRNLAREHRSEDQSEEQHKLMARDIGYGFKVNTHENTSEECADLIVGHLFGEHAVG